A genomic stretch from Schistosoma haematobium chromosome 2, whole genome shotgun sequence includes:
- the TRMT10B gene encoding tRNA methyltransferase 10 B (EggNog:ENOG410V9HM~COG:S), giving the protein MFPIDSCQKRYRRILQRKKERRKQEKVRRKIASRNKIREDIELNRYHSKKFLKNEVSNRLQIALYEGIRIYIDCSYEALMSPKECNKFAQQLCRLYGANKKATKPLSINLVNFSQHGPLFHACQSKCDGFLKYKGRSRQEAENQGYRAVRLPIEEFTSGKISNPVLAINHVIDIMLAYMANGGDWKEALYSKLPGRFLR; this is encoded by the exons ATGTTCCCGATAGATTCTTGCCAAAAAAGATATCGTCGAATACTTCAACGCAAAAAAGAAAGGCGAAAACAGGAAAAAGTTCGCAGGAAGATAGCTTCGCGCAATAAAATAAGGGAAGATATAGAACTAAACCGTTATCACAGCAAAAAGTTCCTGAAAAACGAGGTCTCCAACAGATTGCAGATCGCACTGTATGAAGGAATAAGGATCTACATAGATTGTTCTTATGAAGCTCTTATGTCTCCTAAA GAATGTAATAAATTCGCTCAACAACTATGTCGTCTTTATGGCGCAAACAAAAAAGCAACGAAGCCCTTAAGCATCAACCTTGTGAATTTTTCACAACATGGACCTTTGTTCCATGCTTGCCAGTCCAAATGTGATGGATTCCTAAAGTATAAG GGACGAAGCCGACAAGAAGCTGAGAATCAGGGTTACCGTGCCGTGCGACTCCCAATTGAAGAGTTTACATCTGGAAAAATATCTAACCCTGTGTTAGCGATAAATCATGTCATCGATATAATGTTAGCATACATGGCAAATGGTGGCGACTGGAAGGAGGCCTTATATTCTAAATTGCCCGGACGATTTTTGagataa
- the ARL6 gene encoding ADP-ribosylation factor-like protein 6 (EggNog:ENOG410VAZ5~COG:U) has protein sequence MWLFEIISKIFGLLRKEVKVLVIGLDNSGKSTILNKLQSKETQNSLTIPTIGYNVEKIRVSQMIFLCFDMSGSGAYRNLWEKFYKECEAIIYVIDSSDELRLTVVEDEFQQLLKHPDICNRRIPILLFANKMDLSNSITVKEIVKILGLEQLRNKSWRIFASNAINGEGLNDGLMWLFGQLKQSNN, from the coding sequence atGTGGCtgtttgaaattatttcaaaaatattcGGTCTTCTAAGGAAAGAAGTTAAAGTCTTAGTGATCGGGTTGGATAACAGTGGGAAGTCAACGATATTAAACAAGTTGCAATCAAAGGAGACGCAGAATTCATTAACGATTCCAACTATAGGATATAATGTTGAAAAGATTAGAGTCAGTCAGATGATATTCCTTTGTTTTGATATGTCAGGTAGTGGAGCCTACAGAAATTTATGGGAAAAGTTCTACAAGGAATGCGAGGCGATAATTTATGTAATAGATAGTTCCGATGAACTAAGACTTACTGTTGTAGAAGACGAATTTCAACAACTATTGAAACATCCAGATATTTGCAATAGGCGAATTCCAATCCTCCTTTTTGCTAACAAAATGGATTTATCGAATTCTATTACAGTCAAAGAAATAGTCAAGATTCTTGGTCTGGAACAATTGAGAAACAAATCATGGAGGATCTTTGCTTCGAATGCCATAAACGGTGAAGGATTAAATGACGGTTTGATGTGGTTATTTGGACAACTGAAACAAAGTAATAACTAA